One Caretta caretta isolate rCarCar2 chromosome 6, rCarCar1.hap1, whole genome shotgun sequence genomic region harbors:
- the HCFC1R1 gene encoding host cell factor C1 regulator 1, translating into MGWSRRPWLGSPRCTAPTPGWRQEVPRRMPWAARDQGLVSFTGTALPCIRQLPHVASLALKRRLGKEEQQPGPKQFLSEEKMAARFNTLSLENDHVYSGNGFPARGPAPDPAWAQWVQDYARCREPEQRLPPAGGSEDAGGAEAEEGSVVLEGEFSMADCTPLSLAEPGLLQYLNPATELVLWTPPGSQVPHSIRTLMLPPSALADPPLLSPGRGQGVRPEEMEL; encoded by the exons ATGGGCTGGAGCCGCCGCCCGTGGCTGGGCTCCCCCCGCTGCACGGCCCCGACccctggctggaggcaggaggtgCCCCGCAGAATGCCCTGGGCCGCTCGGGATCAGGGGCTGGTCAGCTTCACCGGCACGGCACTGCCATG catccgccagctgccccacgtgGCGTCGCTGGCCCTGAAACGCCGCCTGGGGAAGGAAGAGCA GCAGCCCGGCCCAAAGCAGTTCCTGTCGGAGGAGAAGATGGCGGCCCGCTTCAACACGCTGAGCCTGGAGAACGACCACGTCTACAGCGGCAACGGGTTCCCCGCCCGGGGCCCGGCGCCCGACCCCGCCTGGGCGCAGTGGGTGCAGGATTACGCCCGCTGCCGGGAGCCGGAGCAGAG GCTGCCCCCGGCTGGAGGGAGCGAGGACGCCGGCGGGGCGGAGGCCGAGGAGGGCAGCGTGGTGCTGGAGGGGGAGTTCAGCATGGCCGACTGCACCCCCCTCAGCCTGGCAGAGCCAGGCCTCCTACAGTACCT gaaCCCCGCGACGGAGCTGGTGCTGTGGACCCCCCCGGGTAGCCAGGTGCCCCACTCCATCCGGACCCTCATGCTGCCCCCCAGCGCCCTAGCTGACCCCCCGCTGCTCTCCCCAggccgggggcagggggtgcggccgGAGGAGATGGAGCTGTGA